In one Alnus glutinosa chromosome 14, dhAlnGlut1.1, whole genome shotgun sequence genomic region, the following are encoded:
- the LOC133857103 gene encoding pro-cathepsin H-like, with protein sequence MARVSLVSSILLLLCCAAAAAAASTFEDSNPIRLASDGLRDFEAQVIQVIGRTHHALSFARFAHRYGKRYETTEEMKFRFGVFSENRRLIKSTNRKGLSFKLALNHFADWTWEEFQSHRLGAAQNCSATLKGNHKLTDAVLPEAKDWREQGIVSPVKDQGHCGSCWTFSTTGALEAAYSQAFGKGISLSEQQLVDCARAFNNFGCSGGLPSQAFEYIKYNGGLDTEEAYPYTGKDGSCKFSAENIGVQVIDSVNITLGAEDELKHAVAFVRPVSVAFQVVNDFRFYKEGVYTTETCGSTPMDVNHAVLAVGYGVEDGVSYWLIKNSWGESWGDNGFFKMEMGKNMCGVATCASYPVVA encoded by the exons atggcaaGGGTGAGCTTGGTCTCGTCGATTCTCCTACTTCTCTGCTGTGCCGCCGCCGCAGCAGCAGCATCGACCTTCGAGGACTCCAACCCCATCAGATTGGCATCGGACGGCCTCCGCGACTTCGAGGCCCAGGTGATCCAGGTCATCGGCCGCACCCACCACGCACTCTCCTTCGCCCGATTCGCCCACCG GTATGGGAAGAGGTACGAGACCACGGAGGAGATGAAGTTCCGTTTCGGGGTTTTCTCGGAGAATCGGAGGCTCATCAAATCGACCAACCGGAAGGGATTATCTTTCAAACTTGCCCTTAATC ACTTTGCTGATTGGACTTGGGAAGAGTTCCAAAGCCACAGGTTGGGAGCTGCTCAGAACTGCTCTGCCACTTTGAAGGGCAACCACAAGCTCACCGATGCTGTTCTTCCAGAAGCG AAAGACTGGAGGGAACAAGGCATAGTCAGCCCAGTTAAAGATCAAGGCCACTGTGGATCTTGCTGGACATTCAG CACCACTGGAGCTCTTGAGGCAGCCTACTCGCAGGCATTTGGGAAGGGAATCTCTCTCTCAGAGCAGCAGCTTGTGGATTGTGCCAGAGCTTTCAATAACTTTGGCTGCAGTGGTGGGTTGCCATCCCAAGCCTTTGAGTACATTAAATACAATGGTGGCCTTGACACCGAGGAGGCATATCCGTACACTGGAAAAGATGGCTCGTGCAAATTTTCAGCGGAAAATATTGGTGTCCAAGTCATTGACTCTGTTAACATTACCTTG GGTGCTGAAGATGAGCTAAAGCATGCAGTTGCATTTGTTAGGCCAGTGAGTGTGGCATTTCAGGTAGTCAATGACTTCCGATTTTACAAGGAAGGAGTTTACACCACTGAGACGTGTGGAAGCACTCCCATG GATGTGAACCATGCTGTTCTAGCAGTTGGGTATGGAGTTGAAGATGGAGTCTCATACTGGCTCATTAAGAACTCATGGGGAGAAAGCTGGGGTGATAATGGCTTCTTTAAGATGGAGATGGGGAAGAACATGTGTG GTGTTGCAACTTGTGCCTCATACCCTGTCGTGGCATAG
- the LOC133857877 gene encoding pentatricopeptide repeat-containing protein At2g06000: MKNRDSKQKPSRNSGHTHKRIVIENICEPRAEPSDGAALQMTLLFFTTRTPWVRASKVATAHFHSLAHGGCWSRPFNDKEVILNRNSEAWFVKVVCTLFVRSHLSDTCLCYLRKNLTPLIAFEVVRRLNNPKLGLKFFEFSRESLSVSHSFNTYNLLMRSLCQMGLYDSAKMVFDCMRSDGHLPDSSIVGFLVSSYAQVGKFDLAKKLLAEVQFDEIGLSSFVYNKLLDELVKRNLVDEAVCLFREHMGSYFHLDTCTFNILIRGLCRIGGVDKAFVFFNDMGRFGCSPDVLTYNTLINGLCRVNEVNRGHELLKEVKSTSELKPDVVTYTSVISGYCKLGKMDEASILFYEMVKLGIKPTAITFNVLVDGFGKAGDMVSALAMYERMLFLGYFPDVVTFTSLIDGYCRTGQLNQGLKLWQEMNARNVTPNVYTYAVLINALCKENRLHEARDLLRQMKWRDIVPKPFMYNPVIDGFCKAGNVDEANKIVAEMEEKKCNPDKVTFTILIIGHCMKGRMFEAISIFDKMLSIGCAPDTITVNSLISCLLKAGMPNEAFRIKQAAYKDLDLRMSSFKEAIHLRTDMAIPMAV; this comes from the coding sequence ATGAAGAATAGGGACTCAAAGCAAAAACCCAGTAGGAATTCTGGTCATACCCATAAGAGAATTGTGATTGAGAATATCTGTGAGCCTAGAGCTGAGCCTAGTGATGGCGCGGCTTTGCAGATGACCCTCTTATTCTTCACAACCCGTACCCCTTGGGTTCGAGCCTCCAAGGTCGCCACTGCCCATTTCCATAGTCTCGCCCACGGAGGATGTTGGTCCAGGCCATTCAATGACAAAGAGGTAATCTTAAACCGAAACTCCGAGGCTTGGTTTGTTAAGGTCGTTTGTACTCTATTTGTGCGTTCGCATTTGTCAGATACTTGTTTGTGTTATTTGAGGAAGAACTTGACCCCATTGATTGCGTTTGAGGTTGTTAGACGGTTAAACAATCCAAAATTGGGCTTGAAGTTCTTTGAGTTCAGTAGGGAGAGTTTGAGTGTCAGTCATTCTTTCAACACCTACAATTTGCTTATGCGGTCCCTCTGTCAAATGGGTCTTTACGATTCCGCGAAAATGGTATTTGATTGCATGAGGAGTGATGGGCATTTGCCTGATAGTTCGATTGTTGGATTTTTGGTATCGTCGTATGCACAAGTGGGCAAGTTTGATCTTGCCAAAAAATTGCTTGCTGAGGTTCAGTTTGATGAGATTGGGTTGAGTTCTTTTGTGTATAATAAGTTATTGGATGAGTTGGTCAAGAGGAATCTAGTTGATGAGGCCGTTTGCTTATTTAGAGAGCATATGGGATCATATTTTCACCTGGATACTTGCACTTTCAATATTCTTATTCGAGGTTTGTGCAGAATAGGAGGAGTTGATAaggcttttgtgttttttaatgatatgggGAGGTTTGGTTGTTCTCCTGATGTTCTTACTTATAACACTCTTATAAATGGATTATGTAGGGTCAATGAGGTAAATAGAGGGCATGAACTATTGAAGGAGGTTAAGTCAACAAGTGAGCTTAAACCGGATGTTGTAACTTATACATCTGTAATATCGGGGTATTGCAAGTTGGGTAAGATGGACGAGGCCTCTATTCTTTTTTATGAGATGGTTAAGTTAGGAATAAAACCAACTGCAATCACTTTTAATGTTCTCGTTGATGGCTTTGGTAAGGCGGGCGACATGGTTTCCGCATTGGCCATGTATGAGAGGATGCTCTTTCTTGGTTATTTTCCGGATGTTGTTACCTTCACTTCCCTAATTGATGGGTATTGTCGAACCGGACAGTTAAATCAGGGTTTGAAGCTTTGGCAAGAGATGAATGCAAGAAATGTGACTCCAAATGTGTATACTTATGCTGTTCTTATAAATGCTTTATGTAAGGAAAATAGACTGCATGAGGCTCGCGATCTTTTGAGGCAAATGAAGTGGCGTGATATTGTTCCAAAACCATTTATGTACAACCCTGTAATTGATGGGTTTTGCAAGGCTGGCAATGTGGACGAGGCAAATAAGATTGTGGCAGAGATGGAGGAGAAGAAATGTAACCCAGATAAAGTCACATTTACAATCCTCATCATAGGGCATTGTATGAAAGGGAGAATGTTTGAAGCAATCAGCATCTTTGATAAGATGTTATCAATCGGTTGTGCTCCAGATACCATTACTGTGAATTCTTTAATATCTTGCCTTTTGAAGGCTGGTATGCCTAATGAAGCCTTTCGCATTAAGCAAGCTGCATATAAGGACCTGGACTTACGTATGTCATCTTTTAAAGAAGCTATTCATTTAAGAACAGATATGGCTATTCCAATGGCTGTTTAA